The following nucleotide sequence is from bacterium.
CTCTCATTGTTTATCCCCGGCGTAAAAAAGGCGTTTCCAAGGCGCACGTTCGCCGATTACGGGTTCCGTCTCGGACGCTGGGTGGGCTGGAGGGATACGCTCGTTTTTTATTCCATAATGCTTGTTGTGGTCATTATCCTCGTAGTTCCTCTTCCCTTTCTTGCCGATATCCAGAAGCCTTTCCTGAGAATGTATCCATTGTTCAAGATGGCATCTAAAAGCCTCGTTATCTTTCTTGTATGGGAATCCATACATCTTCTGCACATGTTCGGCTGGGAGTTTCTCAACCGGGGATTCCTGTTGTTCGGTCTTGAGGACATGACCGGCCGCTGGGCTATAGTCGCTTCAGCTATACCGTTCGCTATACTCCACATAGGCAAACCCGAACTCGAGGCTTACGGCTCCTTTATTGCCGCCATCGCGCTCGGATGGGTCGCCTATCGGTCGCGGAGCTTTCTGCCGTCCGTCTTCCTCCACTGGGGTGTTGCCTTTACGGGCGATTTGCTCGTTATCATAAGAAACGGCGGCTTTACAGGCTAATCTGCGTTGCCACCCCCTTCCCTTGCTACGTCAGCCGATCTCCTGTCGATATGACGCTCTATAACATAGTTGACACATGGAACAAGAGACGTACAATCGCTTGACCAAAGGAGATGCAATGAATAACTTTCTCAAGCCTTTCTTGTTAGCGGTTTCCTTAACGTTTTTCCTGCCGCTTGCCGGCTGTTCGCAGGATAAGGAGGAGTACGATTACTACCTCTCCGATTACGAAAAGGATATCATCAGGCCGCCGTCCGGAACCGCAGATGCCTGGGTTACAATAATCGGCGGAGACGTAAACGGAACCTACTACGTCTCGCCCGCAGGAGACGATGCCAACTCGGGTTCAAAAGACTCGCCCTGGGCAACACCCGCTTACGGCGCATCAAAGCTCGAACCGGGAGATACGCTTGTCATTCTCCCCAAGGCCGGTTCCGGAAGACCTGTGCTTGCAGGGAGCAAGAACCTTGCCTCGGCTATAGAAATAGGTGCGGCTTCCCACCTCCGCATAGAAAACCTCGAGATAACCTCGGACAACGGCAAGGATTTCAGGGACGCTGTCACGGCCATCGACGGGCTCCTGGAAAACGTAGTCTTCAAGAATCTCTACATCCACCACATAGACGAATTCGGAATAAACGCTGCCGACGCTGACGGACTCGAGATCACCGACTGCGTCATAAGCTACTGCGGATTCGGCTCGATAGGCGGACCTGCGGGTCAGCACGGCGGACTCAAGAACGTTAAAATAGACGGATGCGAACTGTCCTATGCCGGCCATTACTATCAGGGAAAGGACGGCGCAAACCGCCCCTACGACCGTCCGGACGGCTTCGGCATAGAGGCGTCAGTCGGCCCCATAGAGATAAAAAACACCGCGTCCACGCACAACTACGGGGACGGTCTCGACTCGAAGGCAGCGCGGACATGGATTCATGAATGCGTTGTCGCCAACAACTCATGCGACGGGGTAAAGCTCTGGGGCGATTCGTCCAAAGTAGAAAATACCCTTATTTACGGCAGGGGAGACGGCAGCTCGGAGCCCACCACATGGGCGGCAATAGTCATCGAAACAACAAAGGAGGACGCTTGCATTGCGCTCACCAACCTGACCGTTGACGACTCACTGGGCGAAAACTACATCATGTACGTTCAGTACTCAGAGGAGTTCAGGAACGTGCCCATCAATCTTGTGATTACGAACTGCATCTTTTCTTCGCGCGGTCCGAACTCTCCGATATGGCTTGCCCCGAAGGTGAATCCGGATATTAACTACAACCTTTTCTGGTTCCCGCAGCAGGACATTATCCTGGAACACGGCGATGATACGTACGATCATTCCGACGTCGCCGGCCTCGGCGAGGGAAATCTTTACGCAGACCCCCTCTTTACAGCCACCGCCTGGGGTTCTGAAGGCGACTACCACCTCAAAGCTTCAAGCCCTGCAATAGACGCAGGCGATTCGACCATAACCCTCACCATCGATCTTGACGCAAAACAAAGACCGCAGGGAGGCCGCATCGATATAGGCTGCTACGA
It contains:
- a CDS encoding CPBP family intramembrane metalloprotease: MKKEHEDNQSAQQKESKKFISYYWAELKKLLNPAGPLVISAVYSFVMIFPRYHRDLFRFNLFPEARIAEILAIDGLWYMLLPLLTILVIFLLSLFIPGVKKAFPRRTFADYGFRLGRWVGWRDTLVFYSIMLVVVIILVVPLPFLADIQKPFLRMYPLFKMASKSLVIFLVWESIHLLHMFGWEFLNRGFLLFGLEDMTGRWAIVASAIPFAILHIGKPELEAYGSFIAAIALGWVAYRSRSFLPSVFLHWGVAFTGDLLVIIRNGGFTG
- a CDS encoding right-handed parallel beta-helix repeat-containing protein, producing MNNFLKPFLLAVSLTFFLPLAGCSQDKEEYDYYLSDYEKDIIRPPSGTADAWVTIIGGDVNGTYYVSPAGDDANSGSKDSPWATPAYGASKLEPGDTLVILPKAGSGRPVLAGSKNLASAIEIGAASHLRIENLEITSDNGKDFRDAVTAIDGLLENVVFKNLYIHHIDEFGINAADADGLEITDCVISYCGFGSIGGPAGQHGGLKNVKIDGCELSYAGHYYQGKDGANRPYDRPDGFGIEASVGPIEIKNTASTHNYGDGLDSKAARTWIHECVVANNSCDGVKLWGDSSKVENTLIYGRGDGSSEPTTWAAIVIETTKEDACIALTNLTVDDSLGENYIMYVQYSEEFRNVPINLVITNCIFSSRGPNSPIWLAPKVNPDINYNLFWFPQQDIILEHGDDTYDHSDVAGLGEGNLYADPLFTATAWGSEGDYHLKASSPAIDAGDSTITLTIDLDAKQRPQGGRIDIGCYER